The following proteins are encoded in a genomic region of Apis mellifera strain DH4 linkage group LG14, Amel_HAv3.1, whole genome shotgun sequence:
- the LOC552701 gene encoding NAD-dependent protein deacylase sirtuin-5, mitochondrial: MNTMKSFREIVANAKNVLILTGSGISAESGIPTFRGAGGFWRKYPAENLATPTAFAENPSLVWEFYEYRRRVALEAKPNKAHEAIATFQDRYLKEGKNVTIITQNIDELHQRAGAKNVVELHGSLFKTRCTFCHEVVKNTNIPICPALKGKGSPDPNIMTSDIPKKDLPHCQNCKNILRPHIVWFGENLDDYIMQQAHIAVENCDVCLVIGTSSIVYPAAMFAPYVAQHGIPVAEFNLETTPATSYFEYHFQGPCTVTVPEALGL, encoded by the exons ATGAACACTATGAAATCGTTTCGTGAAATAGTGGCAAATGCGaagaatgtattaatattgacTGGTAGTGGAATTTCCGCGGAATCTGGTATTCCTACATTTAGAGGTGCTGGCGGTTTCTGGAGAAAATATCCAGCTGAAAATCTTGCAACTCCAACAGCATTTGCAGAAAATCCTTCTTTAGTTTgggaattttatgaatatcgtAGACGAGTAGCATTAGAAGCTAAACCTAATAAG GCTCATGAAGCAATAGCAACTTTCCAAGAtcgttatttaaaagaagGTAAAAATGTTACAATTATAACACAAAATATTGATGAACTTCATCAAAGAGCAGGAGCTAAAAATGTAGTGGAACTTCATGGTTCACTATTTAAGACTCGTTGTACATTTTGTCATGAAGttgttaaaaatacaaatattccaatatgCCCTGCATTAAAAGGGAAAGG ATCACCAGATCCAAATATTATGACTTCtgatattccaaaaaaagatttaCCTCATtgtcaaaattgtaaaaatatattaagaccTCATATTGTATGGTTTGGAGAAAATTTAGATGATTACATAATGCAACAAGCAC atattgcCGTTGAAAATTGTGACGTTTGCCTGGTTATCGGTACATCATCTATTGTTTACCCTGCAGCAATGTTTGCACCATATGTAGCACAGCATGGAATCCCTGTTGCTGAATTTAATTTGGAAACAACTCCTGCTACATCATATTTCGA gtATCATTTTCAAGGTCCTTGCACTGTTACTGTACCAGAAGCTTTAGGATTATGA